The following proteins are encoded in a genomic region of Verrucomicrobiales bacterium:
- a CDS encoding GNAT family N-acetyltransferase, translating to MTPSAESLSLTIEAADPIGEVARELIRALCSEMSERYGTPPSPFSLSEATMPRTVFLVARLHGQPLGCGALRRFDDHTAEVKRMYVAPAGRRQGIARRILVDLERHANEFEYRTILLETGVRQPEAQRLYESLGYQRTRAFGPYVGNPTSVCYEKVLSAPPNNP from the coding sequence ATGACACCATCCGCTGAATCTCTCTCACTGACGATCGAGGCAGCCGACCCGATCGGCGAAGTAGCCCGCGAATTGATTCGTGCCTTATGCTCTGAGATGAGCGAGAGATACGGCACGCCACCCAGCCCATTCTCGCTTTCGGAGGCCACGATGCCTCGCACGGTGTTTCTCGTAGCGCGTTTGCATGGTCAACCCCTCGGTTGTGGCGCGCTCCGCCGATTCGATGACCACACCGCTGAGGTCAAGCGAATGTATGTGGCTCCAGCGGGGCGCCGCCAGGGTATTGCACGACGTATCCTTGTCGATTTGGAACGGCACGCAAACGAGTTCGAGTATCGCACCATTCTTTTGGAGACCGGAGTTCGCCAACCCGAGGCGCAGCGCCTGTACGAGTCATTGGGATACCAGCGCACTCGTGCTTTTGGTCCCTACGTTGGAAATCCCACGAGTGTTTGCTATGAGAAAGTCCTATCTGCGCCGCCTAATAACCCTTAG